In Flavobacterium praedii, the DNA window TTTCCGTATAAAATTCCAGTTCCTGTTGGGCCACACATTTTATGTCCCGAAAACACATAAAAATCACAATCCAAAGCTTGAACATCTGGTTTTAAATGCGGTACTGCTTGTGCGCCGTCAATCAGAATCGCCGCGCCAACTTCATGCGCTTTGTCAATCATATATTTAATAGGATTGATGGTTCCCAGTGCATTCGAAATATGATTTACCGTTACAATCTTAGTTTTTGGAGAAAGCAACTTATCGTATTCGCCCATTATCAATTCCCCGTTTTCATTCATCGGAATGACTTTGAGAGAGGCGCCTGTTTTTTCACAAAGCATTTGCCAAGGCACAATATTACTGTGATGTTCTAGAGCAGAAACCAGCACTTCATCACCCGGTTTTAAAATCGAAGCAAATCCATTGGCCACAAGGTTGATACCAAAAGTAGTTCCCGAAGTAAAAAGCACTTCGTGAAGGAATTTAGCATTAATATGATTCTGCACTTTTGCTCGGGAAACTTCATAAGCGTCTGTTGCCAATTGGCTTAATGTATGAACACCCCTATGAATGTTGGCATTTATTTCCTGATAATAGGTTGCAATTGCATCAATAACCACTTGCGGTTTTTGTGAAGTGGCACCGTTATCGAAATATACTAAAGGCTTTCCGTTTACTTTTTGTGATAGAATTGGAAAGTCGGCTCTTATTTTTTGAATGTCTAACATTTCTTTATTTAGAATTTTTCTAAATACAAAAGTAATACAATTGATTTAGTTTTCTAAGAAACAATAGTTAATAATTGTAAAAATTGTAACAAAGAATGGAGCGATAGTATTGAAAATGGAATAGGATTAAATTGTTTGTGGTTGGCATCCCTTTTTTTATTAATTTGGTGTAATAATCTTTCAATATGAAAAAATATTTTAAAATAGGAGCTCTTCTTTTTTTGTTGATCTTAGGTTATTTTGGTTTTACCAGTTATCCTAAATTAGAATTGATATCTGGATTTTCAGCCAAAAGCATGG includes these proteins:
- a CDS encoding aminotransferase class V-fold PLP-dependent enzyme, giving the protein MLDIQKIRADFPILSQKVNGKPLVYFDNGATSQKPQVVIDAIATYYQEINANIHRGVHTLSQLATDAYEVSRAKVQNHINAKFLHEVLFTSGTTFGINLVANGFASILKPGDEVLVSALEHHSNIVPWQMLCEKTGASLKVIPMNENGELIMGEYDKLLSPKTKIVTVNHISNALGTINPIKYMIDKAHEVGAAILIDGAQAVPHLKPDVQALDCDFYVFSGHKMCGPTGTGILYGKEAWLNKLPPYQGGGEMIKEVTFEKTTYADLPHKFEAGTPNIAGGIVLGTAIDYMNEIGFENIQKQELELLEYGTKRLLEIDGLKIHGTAEAKTSVISFNIEGIHPYDIGTIIDKLGIAVRTGHHCAQPIMNFFGIPGTIRASFSFYNTKEEIDIMVDAVKKAKMMLS